From a single Vitis vinifera cultivar Pinot Noir 40024 chromosome 18, ASM3070453v1 genomic region:
- the LOC100267729 gene encoding pentatricopeptide repeat-containing protein At1g09900: MDLIVPVSQTHEGLYSLQHVHRENTTKTCLGTRARFRSNLVLGYKARFLALSDGTSNECKKIGGSRNQRRNQVFAALRADTFSSNDKLPYAEKNQHVHLSGGNYTSNSSSSIEEHESNNHLRRLVRNGELEDGFKFLESMVYRGDIPDIIPCTSLIRGFCRIGKTKKATWVMEILEQSGAVPDVITYNVLISGYCKSGEIDNALQVLDRMNVAPDVVTYNTILRTLCDSGKLKQAMEVLDRQLQKECYPDVITYTILIEATCKESGVGQAMKLLDEMRNKGSKPDVVTYNVLINGICKEGRLDEAIKFLNNMPSYGCQPNVITHNIILRSMCSTGRWMDAEKLLSDMLRKGCSPSVVTFNILINFLCRQGLLGRAIDILEKMPMHGCTPNSLSYNPLLHGFCKEKKMDRAIEYLDIMVSRGCYPDIVTYNTLLTALCKDGKVDVAVEILNQLSSKGCSPVLITYNTVIDGLSKVGKTERAIKLLDEMRRKGLKPDIITYSSLVSGLSREGKVDEAIKFFHDLEGLGIRPNAITYNSIMLGLCKSRQTDRAIDFLAYMISKRCKPTEATYTILIEGIAYEGLAKEALDLLNELCSRGLVKKSSAEQVAVKM; encoded by the coding sequence ATGGATTTGATAGTACCCGTGAGCCAAACCCATGAGGGGCTTTACTCATTGCAGCATGTTCATAGGGAGAACACAACAAAAACCTGTTTGGGGACGAGGGCTAGGTTTCGCTCAAACCTTGTTTTAGGGTACAAAGCTCGCTTTCTTGCTTTATCTGATGGTACAAGCAATGAGTGTAAAAAAATCGGGGGGTCTCGAAACCAGAGGCGAAACCAAGTTTTTGCCGCCCTGAGAGCTGATACATTTAGTTCCAATGACAAATTGCCATATGCTGAGAAAAACCAGCACGTTCATTTGAGTGGTGGAAATTACACATCAAATTCCTCAAGCAGTATTGAGGAACATGAGAGTAATAATCATCTTCGTCGATTGGTTAGAAATGGGGAATTGGAGGATGGGTTTAAATTTCTTGAGAGTATGGTTTATCGGGGTGATATTCCTGATATCATACCGTGCACAAGTTTGATTAGAGGGTTTTGTCGTATTGGTAAGACCAAGAAGGCCACTTGGGTTATGGAAATTCTGGAACAGTCAGGGGCGGTTCCTGATGTTATAACTTACAATGTTTTGATTAGTGGGTATTGCAAGTCAGGGGAGATTGATAATGCTCTACAGGTGCTTGACCGAATGAATGTTGCTCCCGATGTTGTTACATATAATACCATTTTGCGTACTTTGTGTGATAGTGGCAAATTAAAGCAAGCAATGGAAGTTCTTGATCGGCAATTGCAAAAAGAGTGTTATCCTGATGTGATAACATACACCATTTTGATTGAAGCAACTTGCAAGGAAAGCGGCGTTGGGCAGGCAATGAAGCTCTTAGATGAGATGAGGAATAAAGGTAGTAAGCCTGATGTTGTCACTTATAATGTTCTTATTAATGGGATTTGCAAGGAAGGGAGGTTGGATGAAGCAATCAAATTCTTGAATAATATGCCATCGTATGGTTGCCAACCTAATGTGATTACCCATAATATCATTTTGCGGAGTATGTGTAGTACGGGAAGGTGGATGGATGCCGAGAAACTCTTATCTGACATGCTTCGAAAAGGATGTTCTCCTAGTGTTGTCACCTTCAATATCTTGATTAACTTCTTGTGTCGGCAGGGACTATTGGGCAGGGCGATTGACATTTTGGAGAAAATGCCTATGCATGGATGCACTCCTAATTCATTGAGCTATAATCCATTGCTTCATGGGTTTTGCAAAGAAAAGAAGATGGATAGAGCAATTGAATATCTGGACATAATGGTGTCTCGGGGGTGTTATCCAGATATTGTGACCTATAATACTTTGCTCACTGCTTTATGCAAAGATGGGAAGGTTGATGTTGCAGTTGAGATTCTTAATCAGTTAAGTAGCAAAGGTTGTTCTCCTGTTTTAATAACTTATAATACAGTTATTGATGGGCTTTCAAAGGTGGGGAAAACGGAACGAGCCATAAAGTTGTTGGATGAGATGCGCAGGAAGGGTCTCAAACCTGATATAATTACCTACTCTTCGCTTGTCTCAGGGCTTAGTAGAGAAGGAAAGGTTGATGAAGCCATTAAGTTTTTTCATGACTTGGAAGGATTAGGTATCAGGCCCAACGCAATCACCTATAATTCTATCATGTTGGGACTGTGCAAGTCTCGGCAAACTGATCGGGCCATTGACTTCTTGGCTTATATGATATCCAAGCGATGTAAACCCACTGAAGCTACATACACCATTCTCATTGAAGGTATTGCATATGAAGGTTTAGCCAAGGAAGCTCTGGACTTGTTGAATGAGCTGTGCTCCAGGGGACTTGTGAAGAAAAGCTCAGCAGAACAGGTGGCAGTCAAAATGTAA